A section of the Chloroflexota bacterium genome encodes:
- a CDS encoding MFS transporter, whose protein sequence is MVDPSRTTPLTLGLRANIGQFSLLVGVNALVGGMVGQERTVLPLLARDVFGLDALSAVLTYILAFGITKAIANLAAGALADRYGRKPVLVAGWLVGLPVPVMLILAPSWSWIVAANVLLGLNQGLTWSTTVIMKIDLVGPARRGLAMGLNEAAGYGALAVTALLTGLIAAQAGLRPAPFFLGLAYAGLGLGVSALFVRETRGHVALEGAGSGRSDAIGPRAPATPWRSVFWRTTIGNRSLSAASQAGLVNNLNDGLAWGLLPLYYAAAGRSIAEIGVLSAAYPAVWSVGQIVTGALSDRTGRKPLIVGGMLVQGAALAAIAATTSFGPSLAAAAALGVGTAMVYPTLLAAVADVAEPAWRGSAVGVYRLWRDLGFAVGAIVAGAIADAAGISSAIWAVAALTALSGLVVLVRMDETHARRQGAGSTGSPAAAQASKPPITSVARENPRS, encoded by the coding sequence ATGGTCGACCCGTCGCGAACGACACCCCTCACCCTGGGCCTCCGGGCGAATATCGGGCAGTTCTCCCTCCTCGTCGGGGTGAATGCCTTGGTGGGTGGGATGGTGGGCCAGGAACGGACCGTCCTGCCGCTGCTCGCCCGCGATGTGTTCGGCCTCGACGCGCTCAGCGCGGTCCTCACGTACATCCTCGCCTTCGGGATCACGAAGGCGATCGCGAATCTCGCGGCCGGCGCGCTCGCCGATCGGTACGGCCGCAAGCCTGTCCTCGTCGCCGGCTGGCTCGTGGGCCTGCCCGTCCCGGTCATGCTCATCCTCGCCCCCTCGTGGAGCTGGATCGTGGCCGCAAACGTGCTGCTCGGCCTCAACCAGGGCCTCACGTGGTCGACGACGGTCATCATGAAGATCGACCTCGTCGGCCCCGCGCGGCGAGGTCTGGCGATGGGGCTCAACGAGGCGGCGGGCTACGGCGCGCTCGCGGTGACGGCCCTCCTCACCGGGCTCATCGCCGCCCAGGCGGGACTGCGGCCGGCGCCGTTCTTCCTCGGTCTCGCCTACGCCGGGCTCGGCCTGGGCGTGTCCGCGCTGTTCGTCCGAGAGACGCGCGGGCACGTCGCGCTCGAGGGCGCGGGGAGTGGGCGATCCGACGCGATCGGACCGCGGGCCCCCGCCACCCCCTGGCGGTCCGTCTTCTGGCGGACGACCATCGGGAACCGGTCGCTCTCGGCGGCCTCGCAGGCGGGTCTCGTGAACAACCTCAACGACGGCCTCGCCTGGGGACTCCTGCCGCTCTACTACGCGGCGGCTGGACGGTCGATCGCCGAGATCGGCGTCCTGTCCGCCGCCTACCCGGCGGTCTGGAGCGTCGGCCAGATCGTCACCGGCGCGCTGTCGGACCGGACCGGGCGGAAGCCCCTCATCGTGGGGGGCATGCTCGTCCAGGGCGCAGCCCTCGCGGCGATCGCGGCCACCACGTCGTTCGGGCCTTCGCTCGCCGCGGCCGCGGCCCTCGGTGTCGGTACGGCGATGGTGTATCCGACGCTGCTCGCGGCCGTCGCCGACGTCGCGGAGCCGGCGTGGCGGGGCTCGGCCGTGGGCGTCTATCGGCTCTGGCGGGACCTCGGCTTCGCCGTGGGGGCCATCGTCGCGGGAGCGATCGCCGACGCGGCAGGGATCTCGAGCGCCATCTGGGCCGTCGCCGCGCTCACCGCGCTGTCAGGCCTCGTCGTCCTCGTCCGGATGGATGAGACGCACGCTCGGCGTCAGGGCGCGGGCTCGACCGGGAGTCCGGCCGCGGCCCAGGCCTCGAAGCCGCCGATCACGTCGGTCGCCCGCGAGAACCCGAGGTCCTGA
- a CDS encoding sulfurtransferase produces the protein MPPSHGTRRVTTRSPRQTRSPQARTAPSRAVPAASVPRRSASARTPSAPARRTVGDLLENARARLARLEPADAQRAVVDDGALLIDTRCAELRREFGVVPGSIHVPLSVLYWRLDPSSGHANMDLATPERQVVLFCAHGYSSSIAAATLQDLGFSRATDVIGGFEAWAAAGLPVEPAP, from the coding sequence ATGCCGCCCAGCCATGGAACGCGACGCGTGACGACCCGATCACCGCGACAGACCCGATCACCGCAAGCACGAACGGCGCCATCGCGCGCCGTACCTGCCGCTTCGGTACCAAGGCGATCTGCATCGGCACGAACACCATCCGCGCCGGCCCGACGGACGGTCGGCGATCTCCTCGAGAACGCCCGAGCCCGTCTCGCCCGGCTCGAGCCGGCCGATGCACAGCGCGCCGTGGTGGACGACGGTGCGCTCCTCATCGACACGCGCTGCGCCGAGCTGCGCCGAGAGTTCGGCGTCGTCCCGGGATCGATCCACGTGCCGCTCTCGGTCCTCTACTGGCGACTCGATCCGAGCTCCGGCCATGCGAACATGGACCTCGCGACGCCGGAGCGTCAGGTCGTCCTCTTCTGCGCACACGGGTACAGCTCGAGCATCGCGGCAGCGACGCTTCAGGACCTCGGGTTCTCGCGGGCGACCGACGTGATCGGCGGCTTCGAGGCCTGGGCCGCGGCCGGACTCCCGGTCGAGCCCGCGCCCTGA
- a CDS encoding NADH-quinone oxidoreductase subunit B family protein — protein sequence MESRAVTGFSADAIPQDELVAARRLRRTIERTLGRSLHVRHLDTGSCNGCDWEIAALLNPYHDVQRLGIDFVASPRHADLLLVTGIMTRNLEEAALRTYEAMPAPRLVVAVGACAISGGVFAGSYAGRDGIGDVLPVDVLVPGCPPRPEALIHGLLVAVGRMAPFADRPAEP from the coding sequence CTGGAGAGCAGGGCGGTGACGGGCTTTTCGGCCGACGCCATTCCGCAGGACGAGCTGGTCGCAGCGCGGCGGCTCCGCCGGACGATCGAGCGGACGCTCGGTCGTTCGCTCCATGTCCGCCACCTCGACACCGGCTCCTGCAACGGCTGCGACTGGGAGATCGCCGCGCTGCTCAACCCGTATCACGACGTCCAGCGCCTCGGCATCGACTTCGTCGCCTCGCCTCGCCACGCGGACTTGCTGCTCGTCACCGGAATCATGACGAGGAACCTGGAGGAAGCCGCCCTGCGGACGTACGAGGCGATGCCGGCGCCCCGACTCGTCGTGGCCGTTGGGGCGTGTGCGATCAGCGGTGGTGTCTTCGCCGGCAGCTACGCGGGCCGCGACGGCATCGGCGACGTCCTTCCGGTCGACGTGCTCGTGCCCGGCTGCCCGCCCCGGCCGGAGGCGCTCATCCACGGCCTCCTCGTCGCGGTCGGCCGGATGGCGCCGTTCGCGGATCGCCCAGCCGAACCGTGA
- a CDS encoding 4Fe-4S binding protein has translation MPLDVFDRLLRPLRQRPVTSGYPDDPPELPSAARGLPRLDAVRCDGSASCVSACPTGAIRLDGSAWSLDAGACIVCGACARACPRGAIRLGPLIELAVRDRADLTIRRDWRAGR, from the coding sequence GTGCCCCTCGACGTCTTCGATCGCCTCCTTCGTCCACTTCGCCAGCGGCCGGTCACGAGCGGCTATCCCGATGATCCCCCCGAGCTTCCGTCGGCGGCTCGAGGCTTGCCTAGGCTCGACGCGGTCCGCTGCGATGGTTCGGCCTCGTGTGTGAGCGCCTGCCCGACCGGGGCCATCCGCCTCGATGGTTCGGCCTGGTCGCTCGATGCCGGTGCCTGCATCGTCTGCGGCGCCTGTGCCCGGGCCTGCCCCCGCGGCGCGATCCGGCTCGGGCCACTGATCGAGCTCGCCGTCCGTGACCGGGCGGATCTCACGATCCGGCGCGACTGGAGAGCAGGGCGGTGA
- a CDS encoding NADH-quinone oxidoreductase subunit C, producing MTSATFEWVAPDDLGKRVRSLVDVGGRFVMLVGLDERSVGGDSLAIEAVVARPDGELARLRAALPHDEPAYPSISPLVPAAHWDEREAKDLFGIVPLGHPDPRRLVLHERWPRGYHPLRKDVPADARPPVAERRFVPFEVHGEGVYQLPVGPIHAGVIEPGHFRFSAIGERVLHLDARLFFVHRGLEKLVECRSFGAALPIVERACGVCTVTHALAYSQAVEHLTGTEIPPRARWARVLLAELERLYNHVGDLGNICAGIGFQSAVARLGWLKERLLRRNDALTGHRYLTGIVAPGGLCTDLDPGGLAALPDALDEIGTELAAAVRAIVRSEGVMARFHGTGVVGRDTAAALGALGPTARASGLAPDLRRDRPYAAYGEVEVGLVTAAGGDVAARFHVRAQEAHDSLGLVRQAIRRLPGGPIAEPPVRMPALGDTAIGGAEGPRGTSWVWLRAGSGGTVDRLHLRSASFANWPLVAAAAPGNLVPDFPLINKSFELCYACTDR from the coding sequence ATGACGAGCGCGACCTTCGAGTGGGTCGCGCCCGACGACCTCGGGAAACGCGTCAGGTCTCTCGTCGACGTGGGCGGCCGGTTCGTCATGCTCGTCGGGCTCGATGAGCGGTCGGTCGGCGGTGACAGCCTGGCAATCGAGGCGGTGGTCGCTCGCCCGGACGGTGAACTCGCCAGGCTGCGTGCCGCGCTGCCGCACGACGAGCCCGCCTACCCGTCCATCAGCCCACTCGTTCCAGCCGCCCACTGGGACGAGCGCGAGGCGAAAGACCTCTTCGGGATCGTTCCGCTCGGCCACCCGGACCCGCGCCGGCTCGTCCTTCACGAGCGCTGGCCGCGCGGCTACCACCCGCTCCGCAAGGATGTCCCGGCCGACGCTCGGCCGCCTGTCGCCGAGCGTCGTTTCGTGCCGTTCGAAGTCCACGGCGAGGGTGTCTACCAGCTCCCGGTCGGACCCATCCACGCCGGCGTCATCGAGCCCGGACACTTCCGGTTCTCGGCGATCGGCGAGCGTGTCCTGCACCTGGACGCCCGGCTGTTCTTCGTCCATCGGGGCCTCGAAAAGCTCGTCGAGTGTCGCTCGTTCGGGGCGGCGCTCCCGATCGTCGAGCGGGCCTGCGGCGTCTGCACGGTCACGCACGCGCTGGCCTACTCGCAGGCAGTCGAGCACCTGACAGGAACGGAGATCCCGCCACGGGCCCGCTGGGCGCGGGTCCTGCTCGCGGAACTCGAACGCCTCTACAACCACGTCGGCGATCTCGGGAACATCTGCGCCGGAATCGGGTTCCAGTCGGCGGTCGCGCGACTCGGCTGGCTCAAGGAACGTCTCCTGCGGCGAAACGATGCGCTCACCGGTCATCGCTATCTCACCGGGATCGTGGCCCCTGGGGGCCTCTGCACGGACCTCGATCCGGGCGGCCTCGCCGCGCTGCCGGACGCCCTCGATGAGATCGGCACGGAACTCGCCGCAGCCGTCCGCGCAATCGTCCGCTCGGAGGGGGTCATGGCCCGCTTCCATGGCACAGGCGTCGTGGGCCGCGACACGGCCGCTGCCCTCGGGGCGCTCGGGCCCACGGCCCGCGCCAGCGGGCTCGCGCCTGATCTGCGACGCGATCGGCCGTACGCAGCGTATGGCGAGGTCGAGGTCGGGCTGGTCACCGCTGCGGGGGGAGATGTGGCCGCCCGGTTCCACGTTCGTGCCCAGGAGGCTCACGATTCGCTCGGGCTCGTGCGCCAGGCCATCCGCCGCTTGCCCGGCGGGCCGATCGCGGAGCCGCCCGTCCGGATGCCGGCGCTCGGCGACACCGCCATCGGCGGGGCCGAGGGCCCACGGGGCACGTCGTGGGTCTGGCTTCGAGCGGGCTCCGGCGGGACCGTCGACCGGCTGCACCTGCGGTCGGCCTCGTTCGCGAACTGGCCGCTGGTCGCGGCCGCTGCCCCCGGTAACCTCGTGCCCGACTTTCCGCTCATCAACAAGAGCTTCGAGCTCTGCTACGCCTGCACGGATCGCTGA
- a CDS encoding NADH-quinone oxidoreductase subunit H — translation MITPTVVQTLVPAVIQAALTLLVAPLLLGITKRVKARLQYRRGPSLLQPYRDLAKWWAKESVESDAASPLTAAAPAIVLATVVVATLLVPMVAVRAPLDGWGDLLVVVGLMALGRFVLALSALDAGSAFGGMGSSREVAIATLVEPALLLALTGAALAAGSTDLGTIAARGAASGISWYTPALLLAAAAYAIVAVAETGHEPVDNPDTHLELTMIHEGMLLEASGPRLAILMYAAELKLVLVVGLFAAAFLPLGAAVDLTPLALVIAIGAALAKLVGAAIVLGVLDAALAKLRLLALPGLLATASIIAAIGLATRLWLPA, via the coding sequence ATGATCACTCCGACGGTCGTGCAGACGCTCGTCCCGGCCGTGATCCAGGCGGCGCTCACGCTCCTCGTGGCGCCGCTCCTGCTGGGGATCACGAAGCGGGTCAAGGCGCGCCTCCAGTACCGCCGAGGACCCTCCCTCCTCCAGCCGTATCGGGACCTCGCGAAATGGTGGGCGAAGGAGTCGGTCGAGAGCGACGCGGCGAGTCCACTGACCGCGGCGGCGCCGGCGATCGTTCTCGCCACGGTTGTCGTGGCCACGCTCCTCGTGCCGATGGTCGCGGTCCGTGCGCCCCTCGACGGCTGGGGCGACCTGCTCGTGGTCGTCGGTCTCATGGCCCTCGGACGGTTCGTCCTCGCCCTCTCGGCGCTTGACGCCGGCAGTGCCTTCGGCGGGATGGGGAGCAGCCGCGAGGTCGCGATCGCGACCCTCGTCGAGCCGGCGCTCCTCCTCGCGCTGACCGGCGCCGCGCTGGCGGCGGGGTCGACCGATCTCGGCACGATCGCGGCGCGCGGAGCCGCCTCGGGGATCTCCTGGTACACCCCGGCGCTCCTGCTCGCGGCCGCCGCCTACGCCATCGTCGCCGTCGCCGAGACCGGCCACGAGCCGGTGGACAATCCCGACACCCACCTCGAGCTGACGATGATCCACGAGGGGATGCTCCTCGAGGCGTCAGGCCCGCGCCTGGCGATCCTCATGTATGCGGCCGAGCTCAAACTGGTCCTCGTGGTGGGTCTGTTCGCCGCCGCATTCCTGCCGCTCGGCGCCGCGGTCGACCTGACACCGCTGGCACTGGTCATCGCGATCGGCGCCGCACTCGCGAAGCTGGTCGGGGCCGCGATCGTTCTTGGCGTGCTCGATGCCGCCCTCGCGAAGCTGCGCCTCCTCGCCCTGCCGGGCCTCCTCGCGACTGCCTCGATCATCGCCGCGATCGGTCTCGCGACCCGCCTGTGGTTGCCGGCATGA
- a CDS encoding hydrogenase 4 subunit B — MSIASALGGAADASLLAAVAVLLVLSTVAAIAPRSRANPQALSLSLSALACVGIFGLGVSVIASGTPLLASAGDVLGFALIHVRYDPLGGLFLVVLGVAGAASSVFGIGYTAHGASGDRTAAAYPVFIASLALVFGADDVFAFLFAWEIMALSSAILVVGSRPSADVARAGYLYLALTHLATAALIIAFAILAATAGSTSFGAFGQAAARLPPGARDIVFLLLLLGFGTKAGAIPLHVWLPRAHPVAPSHVSALMSGVMIKAGVYGIVRFGLDLLGPGPEWWGLLVLAIGVASAVLGVLYALMEHDLKRLLAFHSIENIGIILIGVGVAILALGDGATALAAVALTAALFHTLNHALFKSVLFLAAGSIQSAVGSRDLNVLGGLARAMPVTALAFGIGAAAISGLPPLNGFASEWLTFQGLIGAGGDPALSLVARSAVLLTVAGLALTAALAVACFVKATGMSFLALPRSPGAAGARETGRTMGAAMASLAIACIGVGIAAGPVSSVILEVAGELVGSGSHAAATGAVGGIGAVYAAAPLTVLLVAIAGVTWLVGVRRRQTRRTATWTCGIVPEPAFEYTATSYAKLIRLYFGPVLRPVREISVEFHPGTPFARTVRYRGEVSHLIDERLYRPLHRAAIDAAQLVRRLQSGSLQLYLAYAVTALIALLLLAHA, encoded by the coding sequence GTGTCGATCGCGAGCGCGCTCGGGGGAGCGGCTGATGCGTCGCTCCTTGCCGCCGTCGCGGTGCTGCTCGTGCTGTCGACCGTCGCGGCGATCGCTCCGCGCTCGAGGGCGAACCCGCAGGCCCTGTCTCTGTCGCTCTCGGCCCTGGCGTGCGTCGGCATCTTCGGTCTCGGGGTGAGCGTCATCGCCTCCGGGACGCCGCTCCTCGCCAGCGCCGGCGACGTCCTCGGGTTCGCCCTGATCCACGTCCGGTACGACCCGCTCGGCGGGCTGTTCCTCGTCGTCCTCGGTGTCGCGGGCGCCGCGAGCTCGGTGTTCGGCATCGGCTACACGGCCCATGGCGCTTCGGGCGATCGGACCGCCGCTGCCTACCCGGTGTTCATCGCCAGCCTGGCGCTCGTATTCGGCGCAGACGACGTCTTCGCGTTCCTGTTCGCCTGGGAGATCATGGCGTTGAGCTCGGCAATCCTCGTCGTCGGATCGCGTCCCAGCGCGGATGTCGCGCGCGCCGGTTACCTGTACCTCGCGCTGACCCATCTCGCGACGGCCGCCCTCATCATCGCGTTCGCGATCCTTGCAGCGACCGCGGGCTCGACGAGCTTCGGTGCCTTCGGCCAGGCCGCGGCGCGCCTCCCGCCGGGGGCACGTGACATCGTCTTCCTGCTCCTGCTCCTCGGCTTCGGCACAAAGGCCGGTGCCATCCCGTTGCATGTCTGGCTGCCGAGGGCTCATCCGGTCGCGCCATCGCACGTCTCGGCACTCATGTCCGGGGTGATGATCAAGGCCGGTGTCTACGGGATCGTCCGCTTCGGGCTCGACCTGCTCGGCCCGGGTCCGGAGTGGTGGGGCCTCCTCGTCCTCGCGATCGGCGTCGCGTCAGCGGTACTGGGCGTCCTCTACGCGTTGATGGAGCACGACCTCAAGCGCCTCCTCGCCTTCCACAGCATCGAGAACATCGGGATCATCCTGATCGGCGTCGGGGTCGCGATCCTGGCTCTCGGTGACGGCGCGACCGCCCTCGCTGCGGTCGCGCTCACCGCAGCACTCTTCCACACCCTCAATCACGCGCTCTTCAAATCCGTCCTCTTCCTTGCCGCCGGCTCGATCCAGTCGGCTGTCGGGTCTCGGGACCTCAACGTCCTCGGCGGACTCGCCAGGGCGATGCCCGTCACCGCTCTCGCGTTTGGGATCGGCGCCGCGGCCATCAGCGGGCTCCCGCCACTCAATGGCTTCGCCAGTGAGTGGCTGACGTTCCAGGGCCTGATCGGTGCGGGCGGCGATCCCGCGCTGTCGCTCGTTGCGCGGTCGGCGGTGCTCCTCACGGTCGCGGGTCTCGCACTGACCGCCGCCCTCGCGGTCGCCTGCTTCGTCAAGGCGACCGGGATGTCATTCCTCGCTCTGCCGCGCAGTCCCGGAGCGGCGGGCGCTCGAGAGACCGGTCGAACGATGGGTGCCGCCATGGCGAGCCTCGCCATCGCCTGCATCGGCGTCGGGATCGCCGCAGGGCCGGTGTCGAGCGTCATCCTCGAGGTAGCGGGTGAGCTTGTCGGGTCGGGATCCCATGCCGCGGCGACCGGGGCAGTCGGCGGGATCGGCGCCGTGTACGCTGCCGCGCCGCTCACCGTCCTCCTGGTCGCCATCGCCGGCGTCACGTGGCTCGTCGGCGTGCGCCGACGGCAGACCCGCCGGACCGCGACGTGGACGTGCGGCATCGTGCCCGAGCCCGCGTTCGAATACACCGCGACGAGCTACGCGAAGCTCATCCGGCTGTACTTCGGGCCGGTCCTGCGACCGGTGCGCGAGATCTCGGTCGAGTTCCACCCCGGCACGCCGTTCGCGCGCACGGTCCGCTACCGGGGCGAGGTCAGCCACCTGATCGACGAGCGCCTCTACCGGCCGCTCCATCGTGCGGCGATCGATGCCGCGCAGCTCGTCCGCCGCCTCCAGTCCGGCAGCCTCCAGCTGTATCTCGCGTACGCTGTCACGGCGCTCATCGCGCTCCTCCTGCTCGCCCACGCATGA
- a CDS encoding winged helix-turn-helix transcriptional regulator has protein sequence MARQDSRGDDAERLRQFKAEFFKALAHPLRIRILELLRGGPLSVTQIQEATGAPGSSVSQQLAVLRGRNILATERRGTTIIYRVPDPELFELLDVARTIFNTHLSDTIDMLRLVDSEAASAGER, from the coding sequence ATGGCACGCCAGGACTCCCGCGGCGATGACGCCGAGCGCCTCCGCCAGTTCAAAGCGGAGTTCTTCAAGGCGCTCGCACATCCGCTCCGCATCCGGATCCTCGAGCTTCTTCGGGGTGGTCCGCTGAGCGTGACGCAGATCCAGGAGGCGACCGGCGCGCCGGGATCGTCCGTGTCGCAGCAGCTCGCCGTCCTCCGCGGAAGGAATATCCTCGCCACCGAGCGCCGGGGCACCACGATCATCTATCGCGTCCCCGACCCCGAGTTGTTCGAGCTGCTCGACGTGGCACGGACGATCTTCAACACTCACCTGAGCGACACGATCGATATGCTGCGCCTGGTCGACAGCGAAGCGGCATCTGCCGGCGAGCGATGA
- a CDS encoding extracellular solute-binding protein produces the protein MPTLIAVFAIVAGACSASATPSPVPTATAAPPTAPPPATAAHAATAPSTPSAAPSAAPSYANVPLIVYSAQGYDSAVVKAFQAATGIPTQLVDDSTGPLLVRIQAEANNPKWGVLWVDGAEAFAALDKQGMLLRGYEPNVPFNAVGRSLIPADTSYIPTGVTMAGTLVYDSKVVTAPPTSWNDLLTAPWKNAVGMNNPSVSGPTYPFVAGLMNYAGGVSQGEAFFTKLKANGLKVNNTNPDTLHELETKQIRIALIQSSAGIGAGIANPSIKTAFIDPSTPIPGVIGIDAKASPAVIAEAKAFAAYVLSPAGQKVMQGGDPTGDSLYWPIVDGVSALPQLPVLSTVPAKAIDPYTWGPLESTINRWFSDTIVP, from the coding sequence ATGCCGACCCTCATCGCCGTGTTCGCAATCGTCGCCGGCGCATGCAGCGCCTCCGCGACGCCCAGCCCCGTCCCGACCGCGACCGCCGCGCCGCCGACGGCGCCACCGCCGGCCACCGCCGCACACGCCGCGACCGCCCCGTCGACGCCGTCGGCGGCGCCGAGCGCAGCTCCGAGCTACGCCAACGTCCCGCTCATCGTCTACTCGGCCCAGGGCTATGACTCGGCGGTCGTCAAGGCATTCCAGGCGGCGACCGGCATCCCCACCCAGCTCGTCGACGACAGCACTGGACCCCTCCTCGTCAGGATCCAGGCAGAGGCGAACAACCCGAAGTGGGGCGTCCTCTGGGTGGACGGCGCCGAGGCGTTCGCCGCGCTCGACAAGCAGGGCATGCTGCTGCGGGGGTACGAACCGAACGTGCCCTTCAACGCCGTCGGGCGATCGCTCATCCCGGCCGACACGAGCTACATCCCGACCGGCGTCACGATGGCCGGCACGCTCGTCTACGACTCGAAGGTCGTGACGGCACCGCCGACGAGCTGGAACGATCTGCTCACCGCTCCGTGGAAGAACGCGGTCGGGATGAACAATCCGTCTGTGTCCGGACCGACGTATCCATTCGTCGCCGGTCTCATGAACTACGCGGGCGGCGTCAGCCAGGGTGAGGCGTTCTTCACCAAGCTCAAGGCGAACGGCCTCAAGGTCAACAACACCAACCCGGACACGCTCCACGAGCTCGAGACGAAGCAGATCAGGATCGCCCTGATCCAGAGCTCGGCCGGCATCGGCGCCGGGATCGCGAACCCATCCATCAAGACCGCTTTCATCGATCCGTCGACGCCCATCCCGGGCGTCATCGGCATCGACGCGAAGGCCTCCCCCGCGGTCATCGCCGAGGCGAAGGCGTTCGCCGCCTACGTCCTCTCGCCGGCCGGCCAGAAGGTCATGCAGGGCGGCGACCCGACCGGTGACTCGCTGTACTGGCCGATCGTCGACGGCGTCAGCGCCCTGCCACAGCTGCCTGTGCTGTCCACCGTCCCCGCCAAGGCGATCGATCCGTACACCTGGGGTCCCCTGGAGTCGACGATCAACAGGTGGTTCAGCGACACGATCGTCCCATGA
- a CDS encoding iron ABC transporter permease, with amino-acid sequence MTMGSGRTDAAPAGPSGRRAFVDPDLGPIARISRSRVLGRIGRLGLPIALWFAIGALLVVPMAAFLVQAFSPRLFGTGPEWFTLANIEHAFGATTVVGLVDSLVVSVATSLIAVVVGGLLAWGVHRTDLPGRRLWPVLVWVLLLIPSFLVAQGWEYLLQPGGVLSQFGLDTSALFTAFYGPLGVVFVLSMTALPFAYITISAALLNLGSEFEEAARVHGAGPVGTARIMIPILAPGLLSAAAIVFAETMSDFGVASTLAASAHFPVATYVLFEAINNNPADFGLAAAIGWLLVASAAIPILVQAWALRGRTFAVVSGRTRIPARTRLRPTTRTIATIATAVLFVIALGAPVLGAVVASLLKDFGTSFSFQALTFESYRQVLAGDLGLADPLIFSTSLAVIAAVVTVVLGLAVARLLTSRGGGRVGRITDLVLLGSVALPGIVLAAGYIFAYNLPGLTNLGLDLYETTPLLIMGYVATALPQQARLMVGPVSQLQESLVLAARVHGSSALAAWGRTVVPVLSRVLLWGALLTFAKTLLELPVSQLLYPPGSRPVSVAINLYVSGLHYDTGTAMTVVALVEEFAVIVIALGLFRLLAPRGWRRGLGPT; translated from the coding sequence ATGACCATGGGGTCCGGACGGACCGACGCGGCGCCTGCCGGCCCGAGTGGCCGGCGGGCGTTCGTCGACCCGGACCTCGGGCCCATCGCGCGCATCTCCCGAAGTCGGGTCCTCGGTCGCATCGGGCGGCTCGGCCTGCCGATCGCGCTCTGGTTCGCCATCGGGGCGCTCCTCGTCGTCCCGATGGCGGCATTCCTCGTGCAGGCGTTCTCGCCCCGCCTCTTCGGGACCGGTCCTGAGTGGTTCACCCTGGCCAACATCGAGCACGCGTTCGGGGCGACCACCGTCGTCGGCCTCGTCGACTCGCTCGTCGTCAGCGTCGCGACGTCGCTGATCGCCGTCGTTGTCGGCGGTCTCCTCGCCTGGGGGGTCCACCGCACGGACCTGCCGGGCCGACGCCTCTGGCCGGTCCTCGTCTGGGTCCTCCTCCTCATCCCCTCCTTCCTCGTCGCCCAAGGCTGGGAGTACCTCCTTCAGCCGGGTGGCGTCCTCTCCCAGTTCGGACTCGATACATCCGCCCTGTTCACCGCCTTCTACGGGCCACTCGGCGTCGTCTTCGTCCTGTCCATGACCGCCCTCCCGTTCGCCTACATCACGATCTCGGCTGCGCTCCTCAACCTCGGCTCGGAGTTCGAGGAGGCGGCCCGGGTCCACGGCGCGGGACCCGTCGGGACGGCCCGGATCATGATTCCGATCCTCGCCCCAGGCCTCCTCTCCGCGGCGGCGATCGTGTTCGCCGAGACGATGAGCGACTTCGGCGTGGCGTCCACACTGGCGGCCAGCGCCCACTTCCCGGTCGCCACGTACGTCCTCTTCGAGGCGATCAACAACAATCCCGCGGATTTCGGGCTCGCCGCCGCGATCGGCTGGCTCCTCGTCGCGAGCGCGGCAATCCCGATCCTCGTCCAGGCATGGGCACTGCGAGGCCGGACGTTCGCCGTGGTCTCGGGTCGGACACGGATCCCGGCCCGGACCCGCCTCCGGCCCACCACCAGAACCATCGCCACGATCGCAACGGCGGTCCTCTTCGTCATCGCCCTCGGCGCTCCCGTCCTGGGGGCCGTCGTCGCGTCATTGCTCAAGGACTTCGGCACGAGCTTCTCGTTCCAGGCGCTGACCTTCGAAAGCTATCGCCAGGTCCTGGCCGGCGATCTCGGTCTCGCCGACCCGCTCATCTTCTCGACGAGCCTCGCGGTGATCGCGGCGGTCGTCACGGTGGTGCTCGGTCTCGCCGTGGCGCGCCTGCTCACGTCGCGCGGCGGCGGGCGGGTGGGCCGGATCACCGACCTCGTGCTGCTCGGGTCCGTCGCCCTGCCGGGGATCGTCCTCGCCGCCGGGTACATCTTCGCCTACAACCTGCCGGGCCTGACGAACCTTGGCCTCGATCTGTACGAGACGACGCCGCTCCTCATCATGGGCTACGTCGCGACCGCGCTCCCGCAACAGGCACGCCTCATGGTCGGGCCGGTCTCCCAGCTCCAGGAGTCGCTCGTTCTCGCAGCACGAGTCCACGGCAGCTCCGCGCTCGCGGCATGGGGTCGGACCGTCGTCCCGGTCCTCTCGCGGGTCCTCCTCTGGGGCGCCCTGCTGACCTTCGCCAAGACCCTCCTCGAGCTGCCGGTCTCGCAGCTCCTCTATCCGCCCGGATCGCGGCCGGTCTCGGTGGCGATCAACTTATACGTCTCCGGACTCCACTACGACACGGGCACCGCGATGACGGTCGTCGCCCTCGTCGAGGAGTTCGCGGTCATCGTGATCGCCCTCGGCCTGTTCCGACTCCTCGCCCCGCGCGGATGGCGCCGCGGCCTCGGTCCCACCTGA